One stretch of Cyanobium sp. Tous-M-B4 DNA includes these proteins:
- the ychF gene encoding redox-regulated ATPase YchF yields the protein MLKAGIVGLPNVGKSTLFNALVANAQAEAANYPFCTIEPNSGVVSVPDPRLDQLAALSSSKEIIATRVEFVDIAGLVKGASQGEGLGNKFLANIREVDAIVHVVRCFENDDVIHVSGSVGPARDAEVINLELGLADLSQVEKRRERLKKQVRTSKEAQLEDAVLERIQVELEAGGAARNVALSEEEAPLLKPLGLLTAKPIIYATNVSEDDLASGNAYCEEVAALALKEGAGTVRISAQVEAELIELPEEDRTEFLAGLGVGEGGLQSLIRATYDLLGLRTYFTTGEKETRAWTIQAGMTAPQAAGVIHTDFERGFIRAQTIGYKQLLEAGSLVEARTKGWLRAEGKEYVVAEGDVMEFLFNV from the coding sequence ATGCTTAAAGCCGGAATCGTCGGTTTGCCCAACGTCGGCAAATCGACCCTGTTCAATGCCCTGGTCGCCAACGCCCAGGCCGAAGCCGCCAACTACCCCTTCTGCACGATTGAGCCGAATTCCGGTGTGGTCTCCGTGCCAGACCCCCGGCTTGACCAGCTAGCTGCGCTCAGCTCCAGCAAGGAGATCATTGCCACCCGGGTTGAGTTTGTCGATATCGCCGGGCTGGTGAAGGGGGCCAGCCAGGGAGAGGGTCTTGGCAACAAGTTTCTGGCCAACATCCGCGAGGTGGACGCAATCGTGCACGTGGTGCGCTGCTTCGAAAATGACGACGTGATCCATGTGAGTGGCTCGGTGGGGCCGGCCCGCGACGCGGAGGTGATCAACCTCGAGCTGGGCCTGGCCGATCTCTCCCAGGTGGAGAAGCGCCGCGAGCGGCTCAAGAAGCAGGTGCGCACCAGCAAGGAGGCCCAGCTTGAAGATGCCGTCCTCGAGCGCATCCAGGTAGAGCTGGAGGCCGGCGGTGCCGCCCGCAATGTGGCCCTCAGCGAGGAGGAGGCCCCGTTGCTCAAGCCCCTGGGGCTGCTCACCGCCAAGCCGATCATCTATGCCACCAATGTCAGCGAAGACGATCTGGCCAGCGGCAACGCCTACTGCGAGGAGGTGGCAGCGCTGGCCCTGAAGGAAGGGGCGGGCACGGTGCGCATCTCGGCCCAGGTGGAGGCTGAATTGATTGAGCTTCCCGAGGAGGATCGCACCGAATTCCTGGCGGGTCTCGGCGTAGGGGAGGGCGGCCTGCAGAGCCTGATCCGCGCCACCTACGACCTGCTGGGGCTGCGCACCTATTTCACTACCGGCGAGAAGGAAACCCGCGCCTGGACCATCCAGGCCGGCATGACCGCCCCCCAGGCCGCTGGCGTGATTCACACCGACTTCGAGCGCGGCTTCATCCGCGCCCAGACGATCGGCTACAAACAGCTGCTCGAGGCGGGTTCGCTGGTGGAAGCTCGCACCAAGGGCTGGCTGCGGGCTGAAGGCAAGGAGTACGTGGTGGCTGAGGGCGACGTGATGGAGTTTCTGTTCAACGTGTGA
- the wecB gene encoding non-hydrolyzing UDP-N-acetylglucosamine 2-epimerase has protein sequence MSKPLVTIVLGTRPEAIKLAPVIRAFQQADDFRTRVVLTGQHREMVSQVMGLFGLTADHDLALMAPKQTLTHITCGALQGLKEEFGEHRPDLVLVQGDTTTAFASALAAFYEQIPVGHVEAGLRTDNLLDPFPEEANRRLISQLAQLHFAPTALSAANCRASGVVGTVLTTGNTVIDALLLMAEQAPPYTLPGLDFETQRVILATVHRRENWGERLQDIGRGFRELLELYPDTSLLLPLHRNPTVREPLQALLGDHPRAFLVEPLDYDQLVAAMRGATLVLSDSGGLQEEAPSLGKPVLVLRRTTERPEAVEAGTAKLIGTDSADIVAEASRLLDDPAAYEAMARAHNPFGDGQASGRIVEAARTFLAG, from the coding sequence GTGTCCAAGCCCCTTGTCACGATCGTGCTGGGCACCCGTCCGGAGGCCATCAAGCTGGCGCCGGTGATCCGGGCCTTTCAGCAGGCCGACGATTTCCGCACTCGGGTTGTGCTCACCGGCCAACACCGCGAAATGGTGAGCCAGGTAATGGGTCTGTTTGGCCTGACGGCCGACCACGATCTGGCCCTGATGGCTCCCAAGCAGACCCTCACCCACATCACCTGCGGCGCGCTGCAGGGGCTGAAGGAGGAATTTGGCGAGCATCGGCCCGATCTGGTGCTGGTGCAGGGCGACACCACCACCGCCTTCGCTTCGGCCCTGGCGGCCTTCTACGAGCAGATCCCGGTGGGCCACGTAGAGGCCGGGCTGCGCACCGACAACCTGCTCGATCCCTTCCCGGAGGAGGCCAACCGGCGCCTGATCTCCCAGCTGGCCCAGCTGCACTTCGCCCCCACGGCCCTCTCGGCTGCTAATTGCCGGGCATCAGGGGTGGTGGGCACGGTGCTTACCACCGGCAACACGGTGATCGACGCCCTGCTGTTGATGGCCGAGCAGGCGCCTCCCTACACCCTGCCCGGCCTCGATTTTGAGACGCAGCGGGTGATTCTGGCCACGGTGCACCGGCGTGAAAATTGGGGTGAGCGCCTACAGGACATAGGCCGCGGCTTCCGTGAGCTGCTCGAGCTCTATCCCGATACGTCCCTGCTGCTGCCCTTGCATCGCAATCCCACCGTGCGAGAGCCCCTGCAAGCCCTGCTCGGAGACCACCCCCGCGCCTTCCTGGTTGAACCCCTCGATTACGACCAGCTGGTGGCGGCGATGCGCGGCGCCACCTTGGTGCTGAGCGATTCGGGCGGTCTGCAGGAGGAGGCGCCATCGCTGGGTAAGCCGGTGCTGGTGCTGCGCCGCACCACGGAGCGCCCTGAGGCTGTGGAGGCAGGCACGGCAAAGCTGATCGGCACCGATAGCGCCGACATCGTGGCCGAGGCCAGCCGTCTGCTGGATGATCCGGCGGCTTATGAGGCCATGGCCCGGGCCCACAATCCCTTTGGCGACGGCCAGGCTTCAGGGCGGATCGTGGAGGCTGCGCGCACTTTCCTGGCTGGCTAA
- a CDS encoding type IV pilus twitching motility protein PilT, with the protein MTTSPFPPSPFPPSPFPPAAAPPAAAPPAPAAAPPAPTADSGTAPTRVDNGSQPDSLEGIVRIANERGYSDVHLGVGEEPRFRARGEMAGTGWPVTDAATFSGWMREMLSPAEIDGFQRDKEFDGSHAFSFVRVRINLLDSLRGPAMVLRLIPQKIATMEDLNLPSVLKELAARPKGMILVTGPTGSGKSTTLAAMIDWINRNMCRHILTIEDPVEFVHESRQSLIRHREVGQHTKVFHNALRAALREDPDVILIGEIRDQETLATAIEASQTGHLVFGTLHTNSAVKTVERVLGMYPPSEQDSVRRAVSESLLGVIAQGLLKTTDGKRAAYHDILINTDACKDYIQRGELDEIEEIMKRSAFDGMQTANQALQQLVEANRVAPEDALAQSLKPNELAQALRGRS; encoded by the coding sequence ATGACGACTTCACCCTTTCCTCCGTCTCCCTTTCCCCCGTCACCTTTCCCCCCTGCCGCAGCACCGCCAGCCGCCGCACCCCCAGCTCCAGCAGCGGCGCCCCCGGCCCCCACCGCAGACAGTGGAACTGCCCCCACCCGGGTAGATAATGGCAGCCAGCCCGACAGCCTCGAAGGCATCGTGCGCATCGCCAACGAGAGGGGCTACTCGGATGTACATCTGGGAGTCGGAGAGGAACCCCGCTTCCGGGCCCGGGGGGAGATGGCTGGCACCGGATGGCCCGTGACTGATGCGGCCACCTTCAGCGGCTGGATGAGAGAGATGCTCAGCCCCGCCGAAATCGACGGCTTCCAACGCGACAAGGAATTCGACGGCTCCCACGCCTTTTCCTTTGTGCGAGTGCGCATCAACCTGTTGGATTCGTTGCGGGGGCCGGCGATGGTGCTGCGGCTGATCCCCCAAAAGATCGCCACCATGGAAGATCTCAACCTGCCGTCAGTGCTCAAGGAGCTGGCGGCCCGGCCCAAGGGAATGATCCTGGTTACGGGCCCCACCGGCTCCGGCAAGAGCACCACCCTGGCCGCGATGATCGACTGGATCAACCGCAACATGTGCCGCCATATTCTCACCATCGAAGATCCGGTCGAATTCGTACACGAAAGCCGCCAGTCGTTGATTAGGCACCGGGAGGTGGGTCAGCACACCAAGGTGTTCCACAACGCCCTGCGGGCAGCGCTTCGGGAAGATCCCGATGTAATCCTGATTGGAGAAATACGCGATCAAGAGACCCTGGCCACAGCCATCGAGGCCTCCCAGACAGGCCACTTGGTGTTTGGCACCTTGCACACAAACTCCGCCGTCAAAACCGTAGAACGGGTGCTGGGCATGTACCCCCCCAGCGAGCAGGACAGTGTACGGCGTGCGGTTTCAGAATCACTGCTCGGCGTGATAGCCCAGGGACTGCTTAAAACAACCGACGGCAAACGTGCCGCTTATCACGACATTTTGATCAACACCGACGCCTGCAAGGATTACATCCAGCGCGGCGAACTCGACGAGATCGAGGAGATCATGAAGCGCAGCGCTTTCGATGGCATGCAAACCGCTAATCAGGCCTTGCAGCAATTGGTGGAAGCCAACCGGGTTGCGCCAGAGGACGCATTAGCCCAAAGCCTCAAGCCCAACGAACTGGCCCAAGCTCTTCGCGGTCGGAGCTAG
- a CDS encoding efflux RND transporter periplasmic adaptor subunit: MELSAPSPISTPTSVPAISSSPRRPWQRRRLWAAAAAGLVLVAGIGLVQRQRGTSRANLELYTVVAAAGDLPGVVSASGELEAEKRVNVSPKRQGVIEALYVEEGDPVDRGQALARMDRGDLDERLAELRAQLRSAQAQLARSRSELERNERLYRQNAISLSDFNSVRSTFLVDQAAEQAARQRLTARQVEQADLVVRAPFDGVVTQRFADPGAFVTPTTTASATAGATSSSIVELAQGLEVVAKVPESDIGRVQLGQSATVRVDAFPDKSFEARVKRVTPRAVKINNVTSFDVVLRLVGEPPQLRIGMTADVGFQTGQVRADTLVPTVAIVTEAGRPGVLLVGTKNQPTFQPVELGISSGKDTQILSGLKSGTRVFIDLPPWAKKRP, encoded by the coding sequence ATGGAATTATCTGCCCCCAGCCCAATTTCCACCCCCACTTCAGTGCCGGCGATTTCCAGCTCGCCGCGCCGGCCCTGGCAGCGTCGGCGCCTTTGGGCCGCGGCCGCCGCAGGGCTTGTGCTCGTAGCTGGCATCGGCCTAGTGCAGCGACAGCGCGGCACCAGCCGGGCCAATCTCGAGCTGTACACCGTTGTTGCAGCTGCGGGCGACCTGCCAGGGGTGGTGAGTGCCAGCGGCGAACTCGAGGCCGAAAAGCGCGTAAACGTCAGCCCCAAACGGCAGGGGGTGATCGAGGCGCTCTACGTGGAGGAGGGCGACCCGGTAGACCGCGGCCAGGCCCTAGCTCGCATGGATCGAGGCGACCTCGACGAGCGGCTCGCCGAGCTGCGGGCCCAATTGCGCTCAGCCCAGGCCCAGCTGGCCCGCAGCCGCAGCGAGCTGGAGCGCAACGAGCGCCTCTACCGCCAGAACGCCATCAGCCTTAGCGACTTCAACAGCGTGCGCAGCACCTTCCTGGTGGACCAGGCGGCTGAACAGGCCGCCCGCCAGCGGTTGACCGCCCGCCAGGTGGAGCAAGCCGATCTGGTGGTGCGGGCGCCGTTCGATGGGGTGGTGACCCAGCGCTTCGCCGATCCTGGCGCCTTTGTGACACCCACCACCACCGCCTCGGCCACCGCCGGTGCAACCAGCTCCTCGATTGTGGAGCTAGCCCAGGGGCTGGAGGTGGTGGCCAAGGTGCCGGAAAGCGACATTGGCCGTGTGCAGCTAGGCCAGAGCGCCACGGTGCGGGTGGATGCCTTTCCCGATAAAAGCTTTGAAGCACGGGTCAAGCGCGTCACCCCCCGGGCCGTGAAGATCAACAACGTCACCTCCTTCGATGTGGTGCTGCGCTTGGTTGGCGAGCCCCCCCAGCTGCGCATCGGCATGACTGCCGACGTCGGCTTCCAGACAGGTCAGGTGCGGGCCGACACCCTGGTGCCCACCGTGGCGATCGTCACCGAGGCTGGGCGGCCGGGCGTGCTGCTGGTGGGCACGAAAAACCAGCCCACCTTCCAGCCGGTGGAGCTCGGCATCAGCAGCGGCAAGGACACCCAAATCCTCTCCGGGCTCAAAAGCGGCACCCGGGTGTTCATCGACCTGCCCCCCTGGGCCAAGAAGCGCCCCTGA
- a CDS encoding ABC transporter substrate-binding protein → MQLLSAIGDPLYAINAAGQLEPRLAVALPQLSADGLKAQVQLRQGVRFHDGTPFNAAAMVFSLERFLAIGKLSYLLGDRVSAARAVGPYTIELTLKRPFSPLAELLSAVNLTPLSPSAYKNHRDRFLNDRFVGTGPYRLSFFTGQQQRLEPFAGYWGPKPANGGIDLVSLSNSTALYGALQSGEVDVLLSTSLEIDQQAALQRQAAAGSLREGSGPALEIGYLTLLTDQPPLNDPRLRQAVAYSLDRHTISRRVTLGLRPPLRDLVPPSLKGSDPQAWPSYNPAKARQLYRQAGYCQGKRLALPLTFRSNIPADRMFALTWQAQLQQDLGDCVELEVTGMEATTAYRQLGEGAFPLILLEWMGDFPDADNYLVPLLGCEEAQGERCLKGASAASGSFWAKPGLQLDLERSASVAGPARAALLRRIQRQTAAANPYLPVWLVAPRAWAQPSISQPRFDGSGRLLLQELTRKQTSQGSSKP, encoded by the coding sequence ATGCAGCTGTTGAGCGCGATCGGCGATCCGCTCTATGCGATCAATGCCGCTGGCCAGCTGGAGCCGCGCCTGGCAGTGGCGCTGCCCCAGCTGAGCGCCGACGGGCTCAAGGCCCAGGTGCAGCTGCGCCAGGGCGTGCGCTTCCACGACGGCACGCCGTTCAATGCCGCGGCCATGGTGTTCAGCCTGGAGCGCTTCCTAGCTATCGGCAAGCTCAGCTACCTGCTGGGCGATCGGGTAAGCGCAGCGCGGGCCGTAGGTCCCTACACAATCGAGCTGACGCTCAAGCGCCCCTTCAGCCCCCTCGCCGAGCTGCTCAGCGCCGTCAACCTGACGCCCCTCTCCCCCAGCGCCTACAAAAACCATCGCGATCGCTTCCTCAACGACCGCTTCGTGGGCACCGGGCCCTACCGGCTCAGCTTCTTTACAGGTCAGCAGCAACGCTTAGAGCCGTTTGCGGGGTATTGGGGGCCCAAACCCGCCAATGGCGGCATCGACCTGGTGTCGCTCAGTAATTCCACCGCTCTCTACGGCGCCCTGCAGAGCGGCGAGGTGGATGTGCTGCTCTCGACCAGCCTCGAAATCGACCAGCAGGCCGCCTTGCAACGCCAGGCTGCAGCTGGGAGCCTGCGGGAGGGCAGCGGTCCGGCACTGGAGATCGGCTACCTCACCCTGCTCACCGACCAGCCGCCCCTCAACGATCCCCGGCTGCGCCAAGCGGTGGCCTACAGCCTCGATCGCCACACCATCAGCCGCCGGGTCACCCTGGGCCTGCGGCCGCCCTTGCGCGATCTGGTGCCCCCCAGCCTCAAGGGCTCCGACCCCCAGGCCTGGCCCAGCTACAACCCAGCCAAGGCCCGCCAGCTCTATCGCCAGGCCGGTTACTGCCAAGGCAAGCGCCTGGCCCTGCCGCTCACCTTCCGCTCCAACATCCCCGCCGACCGGATGTTTGCCCTCACCTGGCAGGCCCAGCTGCAGCAAGATCTGGGCGATTGCGTTGAGCTAGAGGTGACCGGCATGGAGGCCACCACCGCCTACCGCCAGCTAGGGGAAGGGGCCTTCCCGCTAATCCTGCTGGAGTGGATGGGCGACTTTCCCGATGCCGACAACTACCTGGTGCCCTTGCTGGGCTGTGAGGAAGCCCAAGGGGAGCGCTGTCTCAAGGGGGCCAGCGCCGCCAGTGGCAGTTTCTGGGCCAAACCCGGCCTGCAACTAGACCTGGAGCGCAGTGCTTCTGTAGCCGGCCCCGCCCGCGCCGCCCTGTTGCGCCGCATCCAGCGCCAAACGGCGGCCGCCAACCCCTACCTACCGGTGTGGCTGGTGGCACCGCGGGCCTGGGCCCAGCCCAGCATCAGCCAGCCCCGTTTCGATGGCTCCGGCCGCCTCTTGCTCCAGGAATTGACCCGTAAGCAGACCTCCCAAGGGAGCAGCAAACCATGA
- a CDS encoding MFS transporter, with amino-acid sequence MRPFRSASPPQSGWLAQFPAALRQVALVRLVASFGAGGVLYLTPIVFHQAAFSAQAVTQGLALAALAGTAGRFLSGMLLDRGLACSIPVLLAALAALLGDLRLFGTASFPGYVQGQLLIGIAAGLYWPAVELAVPLGCRMGPAPIPTARGYALVRSADAAGIAAGALLGALLAAAGRLRGIYLIDIICLLAVVALLLRQPLQRARPASLDPADHTPWRQWLPPLLPLLAISLLATSLPALMQSALPLDLVRGGLERAAMPESLGALLVGLQLGVLVLIQWPVGQALAKRPIAHGLGLSLACFAMGTVLLAFSALSSQGLWLVLLAQLPLALGAAAFLPIATAAVIELSPKEHQGLAMALFSQCFALSALGAPLLAGVALDAQSHAGGFWIGMTLLCLAGLNLVKRLRPKPAADFGSDQLS; translated from the coding sequence TTGCGCCCCTTCCGTTCCGCCAGTCCGCCGCAGTCCGGCTGGCTGGCCCAGTTTCCGGCGGCGCTGCGCCAGGTGGCCTTAGTGCGACTGGTGGCTTCGTTTGGAGCCGGTGGGGTGCTGTACCTAACTCCGATCGTGTTCCACCAGGCGGCCTTCAGCGCCCAGGCGGTGACCCAGGGTTTGGCGCTGGCAGCGCTGGCTGGCACGGCTGGTCGTTTTTTGAGCGGCATGCTGCTGGATCGGGGGCTGGCCTGCTCGATACCGGTGCTACTGGCCGCCCTGGCAGCCCTGCTGGGGGACCTGCGGCTGTTCGGCACGGCCAGCTTCCCGGGCTATGTGCAGGGGCAATTGTTGATCGGCATCGCTGCCGGGCTCTACTGGCCGGCGGTTGAGCTGGCGGTGCCCCTGGGCTGCCGCATGGGGCCTGCCCCGATTCCCACCGCCCGGGGCTATGCCTTGGTGCGCAGCGCCGATGCGGCTGGGATTGCGGCTGGAGCCTTGCTCGGGGCGCTGCTAGCTGCAGCCGGCCGGCTGCGGGGCATCTACCTAATCGACATCATCTGCCTGCTGGCGGTGGTAGCGCTGCTGCTAAGGCAGCCCCTGCAGCGGGCTAGACCTGCCAGCCTCGATCCAGCCGATCACACCCCCTGGCGCCAATGGTTGCCGCCACTGCTGCCGCTACTAGCGATCAGCCTGCTGGCCACCTCGCTGCCGGCGCTGATGCAGAGCGCCCTGCCCCTGGATCTGGTGCGCGGCGGCCTGGAGCGGGCGGCCATGCCTGAAAGCCTGGGGGCGCTGCTGGTTGGTCTGCAGCTGGGCGTGCTGGTGCTGATCCAGTGGCCGGTGGGTCAGGCCCTGGCCAAGCGCCCCATAGCGCACGGGCTAGGGCTGAGCCTGGCCTGCTTTGCGATGGGCACGGTGCTGCTGGCCTTTTCGGCCCTGAGCAGCCAAGGGCTTTGGCTGGTGCTACTGGCCCAGCTGCCCCTGGCTCTGGGGGCAGCTGCTTTCCTGCCGATTGCCACCGCAGCGGTGATCGAGCTCAGCCCGAAGGAGCACCAGGGCTTGGCCATGGCTCTTTTTTCCCAATGTTTTGCCCTGAGCGCCCTAGGTGCTCCATTGCTGGCGGGTGTAGCCCTCGATGCCCAGAGCCACGCCGGTGGCTTCTGGATCGGCATGACCCTGCTATGCCTGGCAGGCCTCAACCTGGTGAAGCGGCTCAGGCCGAAGCCAGCTGCAGATTTCGGATCGGACCAGTTGAGCTGA
- a CDS encoding ABC transporter permease, which produces MSRRRALLRYLAARLALAPLMLWLIASLVFLLLRLAPGDPIDALLGTRAPESARAALRAQLGLDQPLLHQYGGFLGKLLHGDLGASLTNQEPVTEVIRQSLPASLELGVVALLLAAVVGLAVGFSGIARPEGKLDLAGRLYGIGTYALPPFWAAMVVQLVFAVWLGWLPVGGRFPPTLLPPQGSGFYLLDSLRSGLATGEWQQLLGSVRHLVLPASTLGLLLSGIFANSLRLNLRRTLGSDYVEAARSRGLGEARVVLRHALPNALLPVLTITGITVASLIGGALLIEVTYSWPGIAFRLQEAIGQRDYPLVQGIVVVVAGLVVLVTVLVDLLVAVLDPRIKF; this is translated from the coding sequence ATGAGCCGCCGCCGGGCCCTACTGCGCTACCTGGCCGCCCGGCTGGCGCTGGCGCCATTGATGTTGTGGCTGATCGCCAGCCTGGTTTTTCTGCTGCTACGGCTGGCGCCAGGGGATCCGATCGACGCCCTGCTCGGCACCCGCGCTCCCGAAAGCGCCCGCGCTGCGCTGCGGGCCCAGCTGGGCCTAGATCAACCATTGCTGCACCAATACGGCGGCTTCCTGGGCAAATTGCTGCATGGCGACCTGGGCGCCTCGCTCACCAACCAGGAACCGGTGACGGAAGTGATTCGCCAAAGCCTGCCGGCCTCCCTGGAGCTGGGGGTGGTGGCCCTGCTGCTGGCTGCCGTTGTCGGTTTAGCGGTGGGCTTTTCCGGCATTGCCCGCCCGGAAGGCAAGCTCGATCTAGCTGGCCGGCTCTACGGCATCGGCACCTATGCCCTACCGCCCTTCTGGGCCGCGATGGTGGTGCAGCTGGTGTTTGCGGTGTGGCTGGGCTGGCTGCCGGTGGGGGGGCGCTTCCCGCCCACCTTGCTGCCGCCGCAAGGCAGTGGCTTCTACTTGCTCGACAGCCTGCGCAGTGGCCTGGCCACGGGCGAATGGCAGCAGCTGCTAGGGAGCGTGCGCCATCTGGTGCTGCCAGCGTCCACCCTGGGCCTATTGCTCAGCGGCATCTTCGCCAACTCGCTGCGGCTAAATCTGCGCCGCACCCTCGGCTCCGATTACGTGGAAGCAGCCCGCAGCCGCGGTCTGGGAGAGGCCCGGGTGGTGCTGCGCCACGCCCTGCCCAATGCCCTGCTGCCGGTGCTCACGATCACGGGCATCACCGTGGCGTCGCTGATCGGCGGGGCACTGCTGATCGAGGTCACCTACTCCTGGCCAGGAATCGCCTTCCGGCTGCAGGAAGCGATCGGCCAGCGCGACTACCCACTGGTACAGGGCATCGTGGTGGTGGTGGCCGGCCTGGTGGTGCTGGTGACGGTGCTGGTGGATCTGCTGGTGGCCGTGCTCGATCCGCGGATCAAGTTCTGA
- a CDS encoding chlorophyll a/b-binding protein has protein sequence MTTLNRERELQDAVDIDQVPDGFEPVSATELNAWRRGFTPQAEIWNGRLAMVGLSVGLSVLLVARLASH, from the coding sequence ATGACCACCCTCAACCGCGAGCGCGAACTGCAAGACGCCGTCGATATTGATCAGGTGCCAGACGGGTTTGAGCCGGTGAGTGCCACCGAGCTCAATGCCTGGCGCCGCGGTTTCACCCCCCAAGCCGAGATCTGGAACGGCCGGCTGGCAATGGTGGGCCTGTCTGTGGGCTTATCGGTGCTGCTAGTGGCCCGCCTAGCGAGCCACTAG
- a CDS encoding alpha/beta hydrolase: MARRSLRLWCCFTGALAMGCMPARAAEELVLQLDGLALPIDLVALESWTRQPQQASNDLKAWLNLLEPQSRRDLVRLLQAPLLRDRSFGLQLLNSWTGEQMLKEAGSLLTTGPSDRSTAPLLLSSLRRLLEAQSSVSALELLRALPVASVTLRLDGALQLAGQWRRQLQRQNTALERLRQLPLPRRSSSPLGFTSAVRRQPQRLQLQVPHRVAPLPLELWPAQQARRGPWLLLMPGLGGSADQLSWLAAALADRGWPVLVVVHPGSDQQALQASLLGDAPPPGAETLPQRLADLQAVLEAQREGQLPSLGPAPAGEQGVVLGGHSLGGLAALMGAGLVPERGLGRRCELALASLPLTNLSRLLQCQLPRITGDGDASAGPLRPQATPLLGVVAFNGFGSLLWPHRGLQDLNVPVLLVGGSLDLVTPPVQEQLAVFAGATHSRSRLVLVEGASHFSPVRIDNRGEALFRLGEELVGIEPLKVQALLLNVTSEFLQGFEHPLLLTPQRRDQDGVRAYVLDRNQARRWQGLLPPE; encoded by the coding sequence TTGGCTCGCCGCTCGTTGCGCCTCTGGTGTTGCTTTACCGGAGCTCTGGCCATGGGCTGTATGCCGGCTCGGGCTGCCGAGGAGTTGGTGCTGCAACTCGATGGCCTGGCGCTGCCCATCGACCTGGTGGCCCTGGAGTCCTGGACTCGCCAGCCCCAGCAGGCATCTAACGACCTGAAGGCGTGGCTCAATCTGCTGGAGCCCCAGAGTCGCCGCGACCTGGTCCGCTTGCTGCAGGCGCCACTGCTGCGGGATCGCAGTTTTGGGCTGCAGCTGCTCAACAGCTGGACCGGCGAGCAGATGCTTAAAGAAGCCGGCAGCCTGCTGACTACCGGCCCTTCTGACCGCAGCACGGCACCGCTGCTGCTCAGCAGCCTGCGTCGGTTGCTGGAGGCACAGAGCAGCGTCTCCGCCCTGGAGCTGCTGCGGGCCCTGCCTGTGGCCAGCGTCACCCTGCGCCTCGATGGCGCGTTGCAGCTTGCCGGCCAGTGGCGCCGCCAGCTGCAGCGTCAAAACACTGCCCTGGAGCGGTTGCGCCAGCTGCCCCTGCCCCGGCGTAGCTCCAGTCCTTTGGGGTTTACCAGCGCCGTGCGGCGCCAGCCCCAGCGCCTGCAGCTGCAAGTTCCCCATCGGGTGGCGCCCCTGCCGCTGGAGCTATGGCCTGCCCAGCAGGCCCGCCGTGGCCCTTGGCTGCTGCTGATGCCGGGCCTGGGCGGCAGCGCCGACCAGCTCAGCTGGTTGGCGGCGGCTCTGGCTGATCGGGGTTGGCCCGTGTTGGTGGTGGTCCATCCCGGCAGCGACCAGCAGGCACTGCAGGCGTCGCTGCTTGGCGATGCCCCACCGCCCGGGGCCGAAACCTTGCCCCAGCGCCTGGCAGATCTGCAGGCCGTGCTCGAGGCCCAGCGGGAGGGCCAGCTGCCCTCTTTAGGCCCGGCGCCGGCGGGGGAGCAGGGCGTGGTGCTGGGGGGGCACTCACTTGGTGGCCTGGCTGCGCTGATGGGGGCTGGCCTGGTGCCGGAGCGGGGACTGGGTCGCCGTTGTGAGCTGGCCCTGGCGTCCTTGCCGCTTACCAACCTGTCGCGGCTGCTCCAGTGCCAGCTGCCTCGGATCACCGGTGATGGCGACGCCAGCGCCGGCCCCTTGCGGCCCCAGGCCACCCCCTTGCTGGGAGTGGTTGCCTTCAATGGTTTCGGCAGCCTGCTTTGGCCCCACCGCGGCCTGCAAGATCTCAACGTGCCGGTGTTGCTGGTTGGCGGCAGTCTCGATCTGGTGACCCCTCCGGTGCAGGAGCAGCTGGCCGTGTTTGCTGGTGCCACCCATTCCCGCAGCCGGCTGGTGCTGGTTGAAGGTGCCAGCCATTTCTCACCGGTGCGTATCGACAACCGGGGCGAAGCGTTGTTTCGACTCGGTGAGGAGCTGGTGGGCATCGAGCCCCTGAAGGTGCAGGCGCTGCTGCTCAACGTCACCAGCGAGTTTCTGCAGGGCTTTGAGCACCCATTGCTGCTTACCCCCCAACGCCGCGACCAGGACGGCGTCCGGGCCTACGTGCTCGATCGCAACCAGGCTCGCCGCTGGCAGGGGTTGCTGCCGCCGGAGTGA